The following proteins are encoded in a genomic region of Maribacter hydrothermalis:
- a CDS encoding response regulator, translating to MGKDVSILLIDDSDVDNFINKAIISKEENVSTITTLTSGTDALNHLNSIIDEPENYPDVIFLDIKMPRMNGFEFLDEYIKLPESLINHCTLYILSSSLDSIDSNKGKEYPIVKKHLTKPLAHHQIAKLLPEV from the coding sequence ATGGGTAAAGATGTAAGCATTTTATTGATAGATGATTCGGATGTGGATAATTTTATAAACAAAGCAATTATTTCGAAAGAAGAAAATGTTTCTACTATTACCACATTAACCTCTGGCACTGATGCTTTAAACCATCTAAACAGTATTATTGATGAACCTGAAAACTACCCAGATGTAATTTTCTTGGACATTAAAATGCCAAGAATGAATGGATTCGAGTTTTTAGACGAATATATTAAACTGCCAGAAAGTTTAATAAACCATTGTACCCTATACATTTTAAGCTCTTCATTAGACTCTATAGATTCAAATAAAGGCAAAGAATATCCTATTGTAAAAAAGCATCTAACAAAGCCTTTGGCACATCATCAAATTGCAAAACTACTACCAGAAGTTTAA
- a CDS encoding MBL fold metallo-hydrolase, whose protein sequence is MKIYPVETGNFKLDGGAMFGVVPKTIWQRTNPADSNNLIDIAARSLLIEDGNRLILIDAGMGNKQSDKFFGYYYRWGDFNIDASLKKYGFHRDDITDVFFTHLHFDHCGGAIQWNKDHTGYEPAFKNAKFWTNKNHWKWATEPNPREKASFLKENLIPMKDSGHLTFIDGTEDSFIKNSPLGFDIRFVDGHTEKQMLPQFSYKGKTIAYVADLIPTVGHIPLPYVIGYDTRPLLTMTEKELFLNQAVENNYYLFFEHDAHNQLCTLKHTDKGVRLDQVYTFDEVFN, encoded by the coding sequence ATGAAAATTTATCCCGTTGAAACTGGCAATTTTAAATTAGACGGCGGTGCTATGTTTGGTGTCGTTCCAAAAACTATTTGGCAGAGAACAAATCCGGCAGACAGTAACAATCTTATTGATATTGCTGCACGTAGTTTATTAATTGAAGATGGTAATCGGCTTATCTTAATAGATGCTGGTATGGGAAATAAGCAATCGGACAAATTTTTTGGTTACTACTACCGTTGGGGAGATTTTAATATTGATGCTTCCCTAAAAAAATATGGGTTTCATAGGGATGATATTACCGATGTGTTTTTTACGCACTTACATTTTGATCATTGTGGAGGTGCAATACAGTGGAATAAAGACCATACCGGCTATGAACCTGCTTTCAAAAATGCAAAGTTTTGGACAAATAAAAATCATTGGAAATGGGCAACAGAACCTAACCCGAGAGAAAAAGCATCTTTTTTAAAAGAAAATCTAATTCCAATGAAGGATAGTGGTCACTTAACTTTTATAGATGGTACCGAAGATAGTTTTATAAAAAACAGTCCGCTAGGTTTTGACATTCGCTTTGTAGACGGCCATACAGAAAAACAAATGTTACCACAATTTTCTTATAAAGGAAAAACCATTGCATATGTTGCTGATTTAATACCTACCGTTGGTCATATTCCTTTACCCTATGTTATTGGATATGATACTAGACCTTTACTTACGATGACGGAGAAAGAATTATTCCTTAATCAGGCTGTAGAAAACAATTACTATTTGTTTTTTGAACATGATGCACACAACCAATTATGCACCCTAAAACACACAGATAAAGGTGTCCGCTTGGATCAAGTATATACTTTTGACGAAGTCTTCAATTAA
- a CDS encoding S8 family peptidase: MTNTYFKSIFILSIAAILTGCGSTSPAGGSGLILTPVENIDTSPLKIDDLSTTEKKNWGHLDLVADTIPGMSVDKAYDEIIKNKKGTKTIVAVLDSGIDLNHEDLKNVLWTNTKEKAGNGKDDDGNGYIDDIHGYNFLGESYNEQLEYVRMLRLNIGDATTLSKAKAKLDTEYAEALQGKQQYEQIYQAVKNADAEVKKYLKKESYTKKDLADIKTTDQAMQQNIAILNQMFGIKDSIPEVLKELNNGLTYYSEQLNYNLNKDFNGREPVGDDAYDITDVNYGNGNPKNRVDDESHGTHVAGIIAAERNNGKGANGVANNVAIMSIRAVPNGDEYDKDIARGIRYAVDNGARVINGSFGKSFSPKAEWVYEAIKYAAEHNVLFVHAAGNDGANLDDPTIGNYPNDQVKNGPEIADNVITVGALNPKYGSELVASYSNYGKVNVDIFAPGTDIYSSYPNNEYEYSPGTSMAAPAVAGVAALVLSQYPTLTAAQVKKIILQSGLPIRAKVILGGDNAKSASLDQISTSGKIANAYNALILASKVAAGQIQL; this comes from the coding sequence ATGACAAATACATATTTTAAATCCATTTTCATTTTATCAATCGCAGCCATATTAACTGGTTGTGGAAGTACTAGTCCTGCCGGTGGTAGCGGACTTATTTTAACTCCAGTAGAGAATATTGATACTTCTCCCTTAAAAATTGACGACTTATCGACAACCGAAAAAAAGAATTGGGGGCATTTAGATCTAGTTGCCGATACGATTCCCGGTATGAGCGTTGACAAGGCCTATGACGAAATAATAAAAAACAAGAAAGGTACTAAAACCATTGTTGCGGTATTAGATTCTGGAATTGATTTAAACCATGAAGACCTTAAAAATGTGTTATGGACCAATACCAAAGAAAAAGCAGGTAATGGTAAAGATGATGATGGTAATGGCTACATAGACGATATTCATGGGTATAACTTCTTAGGAGAATCTTACAACGAACAGTTAGAATATGTGCGTATGCTTCGCTTAAATATTGGTGACGCAACTACCTTATCTAAGGCAAAAGCTAAGTTAGACACCGAATATGCCGAGGCTTTACAAGGTAAACAACAATATGAGCAAATTTATCAAGCTGTAAAAAATGCTGATGCTGAAGTTAAAAAATATTTGAAAAAAGAATCGTACACTAAAAAAGATTTAGCGGATATAAAGACTACTGATCAAGCAATGCAACAAAATATTGCTATCCTTAATCAAATGTTCGGTATTAAAGATTCTATACCTGAAGTTTTAAAAGAGTTAAATAACGGTCTTACCTATTATTCAGAACAACTTAATTATAATCTAAATAAAGATTTTAATGGTAGAGAGCCCGTAGGTGATGATGCTTATGATATTACCGATGTTAATTACGGAAATGGAAATCCTAAAAATAGAGTAGACGATGAAAGCCACGGTACACATGTTGCTGGTATAATTGCAGCAGAACGTAATAACGGAAAAGGAGCAAACGGGGTTGCCAATAATGTTGCCATAATGAGTATTAGGGCAGTTCCTAATGGCGATGAGTATGATAAAGATATTGCTAGAGGTATTCGTTATGCTGTTGATAACGGTGCTAGAGTAATAAACGGAAGTTTTGGAAAGTCTTTTTCTCCTAAAGCAGAATGGGTATATGAAGCTATAAAATATGCCGCTGAACATAATGTACTTTTTGTTCATGCAGCTGGTAATGATGGTGCTAATTTAGACGACCCAACCATTGGCAACTATCCTAATGACCAAGTAAAAAATGGACCGGAAATTGCTGATAATGTAATTACCGTAGGTGCCTTAAACCCTAAATACGGTTCTGAGCTAGTGGCTAGCTATTCTAATTATGGTAAGGTAAACGTAGATATTTTTGCTCCTGGTACCGATATTTATTCTAGCTATCCAAATAATGAGTACGAATACTCTCCTGGTACTTCTATGGCTGCTCCCGCAGTAGCAGGGGTTGCTGCTTTGGTTTTGTCTCAATACCCAACACTAACAGCGGCACAGGTTAAAAAGATAATTTTACAATCTGGGCTACCTATTAGAGCAAAAGTAATATTAGGCGGAGATAATGCTAAAAGTGCATCGCTAGACCAAATTTCTACTTCTGGTAAAATTGCAAATGCATACAATGCTTTAATATTAGCTAGCAAAGTAGCTGCCGGACAGATTCAATTATAA
- a CDS encoding M1 family metallopeptidase, giving the protein MTKSIFTFLTVLFAIGLVAQNKTDYWQQHVDYTMEVDMDVDTFQYTGTQTLVYTNNSPDELKRVYFHLYFNAFQPGSEMDIRLQSIADPDDRMITKEKKSRIATLTESEMGYLHPTTLTQDGKEVSFSEEGTVLVVELASPIAAGSKSTFNMAFKGQVPLQIRRSGRNSEEGVALSMSQWYPKLAEYDFEGWHADPYIAREFQGVWGDFDVKLTLDKTYTVGGTGYLQNPNEIGHGYENAGTKIKKQKGKTLTWHFKAPMVHDFMWAADPDYIHDIQQVPNGPVLHFLYKNNPKILENWKNLQPKTVAAMEFFNKNIGKYPYDQYSVIQGGDGGMEYAMSTLITGDRTFGSLVGVMAHEMAHSWFQHILATNEAKHEWMDEGFTSFISKLCMSEIMDYEKENPFEGTYKGYRNLALSGKEQPQTTHADRYDLNFAYGVSAYSKGSIFLSQLGYVIGQDKLMETIRRYYDEFKFKHPVPNDIKRVAEKVSGFELDWYLTDWTQTTNTIDYGIKEVIAAENTTKVTLERLGTMPMPLDILVVYNDDTKETFYAPLRMMRGEKENPYAGIERTIIEDWAWAYPTYSFVINKPLSSIKAIVIDPSQLMADIILENNVWQAE; this is encoded by the coding sequence ATGACTAAATCAATTTTTACTTTTTTAACCGTTTTATTTGCAATAGGGCTAGTAGCTCAGAATAAAACTGACTATTGGCAACAACATGTAGATTATACTATGGAAGTGGATATGGATGTTGATACTTTTCAATATACCGGAACACAAACTTTAGTATACACGAATAACTCGCCAGACGAATTAAAAAGGGTTTACTTCCATTTATATTTTAATGCCTTTCAACCTGGTAGTGAAATGGATATTCGTTTACAGTCTATTGCAGATCCAGATGATAGAATGATTACTAAAGAAAAGAAAAGTAGAATAGCAACTCTTACAGAGAGCGAAATGGGATATTTACACCCGACTACTTTAACTCAAGATGGTAAAGAAGTTTCTTTTTCAGAGGAAGGTACCGTATTGGTAGTTGAATTAGCCTCTCCCATTGCCGCAGGTAGCAAGTCTACTTTTAATATGGCGTTTAAAGGTCAAGTGCCATTACAAATTAGACGTTCTGGTAGAAATAGTGAAGAAGGTGTTGCCTTATCTATGAGCCAATGGTATCCAAAATTGGCGGAATATGATTTTGAAGGTTGGCATGCAGATCCTTATATTGCTCGTGAGTTTCAAGGTGTTTGGGGGGATTTTGATGTGAAATTAACTTTAGACAAAACGTATACCGTTGGTGGTACCGGTTATCTTCAAAACCCAAATGAAATTGGTCATGGTTATGAAAATGCTGGAACAAAAATTAAGAAACAAAAAGGCAAGACATTAACATGGCATTTTAAAGCCCCTATGGTTCATGATTTTATGTGGGCTGCTGACCCTGACTATATTCATGACATTCAACAAGTTCCTAATGGTCCTGTGCTACATTTTCTTTATAAAAACAATCCTAAAATCTTAGAAAACTGGAAAAACCTTCAGCCTAAAACCGTTGCAGCAATGGAGTTTTTTAATAAGAATATAGGTAAATATCCGTATGATCAATATTCGGTTATACAAGGTGGCGACGGCGGTATGGAATATGCTATGTCAACTTTAATAACCGGTGATCGTACCTTTGGTAGCCTTGTTGGTGTAATGGCGCACGAAATGGCGCATTCATGGTTTCAACACATATTAGCTACGAACGAAGCTAAACATGAATGGATGGATGAAGGGTTTACCTCCTTTATTTCTAAACTTTGTATGAGTGAGATTATGGACTATGAAAAAGAAAACCCTTTTGAGGGTACCTACAAAGGGTATAGAAACCTAGCACTGTCTGGAAAAGAACAGCCACAAACAACCCATGCAGACCGTTATGACCTAAACTTTGCATACGGAGTATCTGCCTATAGCAAAGGTTCTATCTTTTTATCGCAATTAGGATATGTAATTGGTCAAGACAAATTAATGGAGACCATTCGTAGGTACTATGATGAATTTAAATTTAAGCACCCGGTACCAAATGATATTAAACGAGTAGCTGAAAAAGTTTCCGGTTTTGAGCTAGATTGGTATTTAACCGATTGGACCCAAACCACTAACACTATTGACTACGGAATTAAAGAAGTTATTGCTGCAGAAAATACTACAAAAGTAACTTTAGAGCGTTTAGGTACTATGCCAATGCCTTTAGATATTTTAGTGGTCTATAATGATGATACCAAAGAAACTTTCTACGCTCCTTTACGTATGATGCGTGGTGAAAAGGAGAATCCGTATGCTGGTATTGAACGAACAATTATAGAAGATTGGGCCTGGGCTTACCCAACTTATAGTTTTGTAATCAACAAACCACTATCATCAATAAAAGCAATTGTTATAGATCCTTCTCAACTAATGGCTGACATTATTTTAGAAAATAATGTTTGGCAAGCAGAGTAG
- the rnpA gene encoding ribonuclease P protein component, protein MDQSFGKKEKLKSKALITQLFDEGKGVSVYPLKLIYLSTENNDKPLQTGVTVSKRNFKSAVDRNKIKRLLRESYRLNKALVFNNTDAKFAFLFLYLGKDMPSFIQLDQKMKQVLNKFKLQIDEKNSK, encoded by the coding sequence ATGGACCAATCTTTCGGAAAAAAGGAAAAACTTAAGAGTAAAGCCCTCATCACACAATTGTTTGATGAAGGTAAAGGTGTTTCTGTTTATCCATTGAAATTAATTTATTTGTCTACGGAGAATAACGATAAACCATTACAAACTGGCGTTACTGTTTCCAAACGGAATTTTAAAAGTGCCGTAGACCGAAACAAGATCAAACGTTTACTGCGAGAGTCGTACAGGCTTAATAAAGCATTGGTTTTTAACAATACAGATGCTAAGTTTGCGTTTCTATTTTTATACCTTGGTAAGGATATGCCTTCTTTTATCCAATTAGACCAGAAAATGAAGCAGGTATTGAACAAGTTTAAGCTACAAATTGATGAAAAAAATAGTAAGTAA
- a CDS encoding S41 family peptidase, with protein sequence MKKIVSKKVLVPIIAIAFLFIGSSYKSDFFEIAKQIEIFTTLFKELNMNYVDETNPAELMDTAIKNMLEELDPYTKFLNEQDVESYRINNAGEYSGIGAMVRSFKDRLLIVEPHEGYPADKAGLKAGDEIIQIGDIKVTDFEDNASELLKGANGSTVNVTYKRQGKISTTSITREGIEVDAVPFFKMIDNKTGYIVLAKFNAKATEQTKSALLDLKGKGAEKIILDLRGNPGGLLSEAINVTNLFVPKGELVVTTKSKVKKFNREYHTTNQAVDEEIPLVVLVNGSSASASEIVSGSLQDLDRAVIMGARSFGKGLVQRPLKLTYGTQLKVTISRYYTASGRCIQALDYWNRDDSGNAVRNTTFNDFSTRNGRKVQDGGGVLPDIEIATSKTNDLTLALLQNNVIFDYATDYHYAHNYTSVSDFKFTDSDFNEFKDYVKQSNFSFETKAEKAIKNALSGDENDFLGTDVKDSYKTLLANIEKGKINALDKYQSEIQKNLEDEIVTRYFYRDGLYQYYLTNDDAILAATELLGNNSKYSAIFK encoded by the coding sequence ATGAAAAAAATAGTAAGTAAAAAAGTTCTTGTACCCATAATAGCTATTGCCTTTCTTTTTATAGGAAGTAGTTATAAAAGCGACTTCTTTGAAATTGCTAAGCAAATAGAAATCTTTACCACATTGTTCAAAGAATTGAACATGAATTATGTAGACGAAACCAACCCGGCCGAATTAATGGATACCGCCATTAAAAACATGCTAGAAGAATTAGATCCTTATACCAAATTTTTAAATGAGCAAGATGTAGAGTCCTATAGAATTAACAATGCTGGTGAATATTCAGGAATAGGAGCTATGGTACGCTCTTTTAAAGATAGATTATTAATTGTAGAACCACATGAAGGCTACCCAGCGGACAAAGCTGGTTTAAAGGCCGGAGACGAAATAATTCAAATAGGAGATATCAAAGTAACGGATTTTGAAGACAACGCCAGTGAGCTCTTAAAAGGCGCAAATGGCTCTACCGTGAATGTTACCTATAAAAGACAAGGAAAAATAAGTACCACGTCCATTACTCGTGAGGGTATAGAGGTTGATGCTGTTCCTTTTTTTAAAATGATTGATAATAAAACAGGGTATATCGTTTTAGCAAAGTTTAACGCTAAAGCCACTGAACAAACAAAATCTGCTTTATTAGATTTAAAAGGAAAAGGCGCTGAAAAAATTATACTAGATCTAAGAGGTAATCCTGGCGGATTATTATCTGAAGCTATTAATGTTACGAACTTATTTGTACCTAAAGGGGAACTTGTAGTTACCACAAAATCTAAGGTTAAAAAATTCAATCGCGAATACCACACAACTAACCAAGCGGTAGATGAAGAAATTCCGTTAGTAGTTTTAGTAAATGGAAGTAGTGCTTCTGCCAGTGAAATTGTATCTGGCAGTTTACAAGATTTAGACAGAGCCGTTATTATGGGTGCCAGAAGTTTCGGTAAAGGTTTAGTACAACGTCCGCTTAAACTTACCTATGGCACACAGTTAAAAGTTACTATCTCTAGATACTACACTGCTTCGGGTCGTTGCATACAGGCATTGGATTATTGGAATAGAGACGACTCGGGAAATGCAGTTAGAAACACCACATTTAATGATTTCTCTACCCGTAATGGCCGAAAAGTACAAGATGGTGGAGGTGTTCTACCGGATATTGAAATTGCAACCTCAAAAACAAATGACCTTACGTTAGCCTTGCTTCAAAACAACGTTATTTTTGACTATGCAACCGACTATCATTATGCACATAACTACACCTCGGTTTCTGATTTTAAATTTACCGATAGTGATTTTAACGAATTTAAAGACTATGTAAAGCAAAGTAATTTCTCTTTTGAAACCAAAGCCGAAAAAGCAATTAAAAATGCCCTTTCGGGAGACGAAAATGATTTCTTAGGTACTGATGTTAAGGATAGTTACAAAACACTTTTAGCAAATATTGAAAAAGGTAAGATCAATGCTTTAGATAAGTACCAAAGCGAGATTCAAAAAAACCTAGAAGATGAAATAGTTACCCGTTATTTTTACCGAGATGGTTTGTACCAGTATTACCTAACTAATGACGATGCAATTTTAGCCGCTACAGAATTATTGGGTAATAATTCTAAGTATAGCGCAATTTTTAAATAG
- a CDS encoding 3-keto-disaccharide hydrolase, with protein sequence MRRKVLMSGLLINAFIFSIGIGVSQAQQAEDGWETMFNGTNLDGWTTKIHHYEVGDNYGDTFRAEDNMVKVRYDNYEGDFNDRFSHLYYNQPFSDFHLTMQYRFVGELYQGAPEYTIKNSGIMFHSQDPKTMLKEQDWPISVEMQFLAGVEEGKERPTGNMCSPGTDVVYNGKIDPRHCINSTSDTYFGEQWVTAELIVLHDSLVTHIINGKTVLEYTKPQIGGGVANGFDPKIKQDGKPLKEGMIALQSEGQPIDFKDIKIRNLKGCMDPNAINYKEYYVVSDARTCAYE encoded by the coding sequence ATGAGAAGAAAAGTACTTATGTCGGGCTTATTAATTAACGCATTTATATTTTCAATAGGGATTGGAGTATCGCAAGCACAACAGGCGGAAGATGGTTGGGAAACCATGTTTAATGGTACTAATTTAGACGGATGGACAACTAAAATTCATCATTACGAAGTGGGTGATAATTATGGAGATACGTTTAGAGCCGAAGATAATATGGTGAAAGTTAGGTACGACAACTACGAGGGGGATTTTAATGACCGGTTTTCCCATTTATATTACAATCAGCCATTTTCTGATTTTCACTTAACCATGCAGTATCGTTTTGTTGGTGAGCTATACCAAGGAGCACCAGAGTATACGATTAAAAATAGCGGTATCATGTTTCATTCACAAGACCCTAAAACAATGTTGAAAGAACAAGATTGGCCCATATCTGTAGAGATGCAGTTTTTGGCAGGAGTAGAAGAAGGTAAGGAGCGCCCAACCGGTAATATGTGTTCACCAGGTACCGATGTGGTTTATAACGGTAAAATTGACCCAAGACATTGTATTAATTCTACCTCAGACACTTATTTTGGGGAACAATGGGTAACGGCAGAGTTAATAGTGCTACACGACTCTTTAGTTACACATATTATCAACGGAAAAACTGTATTGGAGTATACAAAACCACAAATAGGAGGAGGAGTAGCAAATGGTTTTGACCCTAAAATTAAACAAGATGGCAAACCCTTAAAAGAAGGAATGATTGCTTTGCAAAGTGAAGGGCAACCAATAGATTTCAAGGATATTAAAATTAGGAATCTAAAAGGGTGCATGGACCCAAATGCTATTAATTACAAAGAGTATTATGTGGTTTCAGACGCTAGAACGTGTGCTTACGAATAG
- a CDS encoding S10 family peptidase, translated as MRIHLLIASSILLSLFSNAQESKKETPLKPIPEAKSFVTKHQGVFGGRTIDYTTTAKETFLTNKEGDSIATFWSVAYTKTAIGDVTKRPVTFVFNGGPGSASMWLHMGFFGPKIVKVDSDAIQDDGAAPYNLINNEHGLLDITDLVFIDPVGTGYSRLVGTGEGEDFYGLKEDVDSFAQFIRTWVTDNERWFSPKYLAGESYGTTRAAALGNALEGSGQNMALNGMILISQALDYAGSTSEPNNITSFITYLPSMAATAWYHKKAGQGKSLVDFTQECRDFTYNTYIPALYKGNLLNENEKNAIAEKLAYFTGLDKTYILQSNLRILMGRFQKQLLLDKGLAIGRLDGRFMGDEEDKVSEKPHLGDAASYQISAAYTASLNHYFASELKIKMDRPYITSGGGSNWRWRTVPDSQYWEPMPVNTAPELGETMRRNTAMKIMVASGYYDLITPFFDAEYTFDRNGIVKERVQMKYYEGGHMMYTHEPDLIQLSKDIREFITAN; from the coding sequence ATGCGTATTCACTTATTAATTGCCTCCAGTATTTTGTTAAGTTTATTTTCAAATGCTCAGGAATCTAAAAAAGAAACTCCCCTTAAACCAATACCAGAAGCAAAATCTTTTGTCACCAAACATCAAGGTGTTTTTGGAGGTAGAACCATCGACTATACCACAACTGCAAAAGAAACTTTTTTAACTAATAAAGAAGGGGACTCTATTGCAACATTTTGGTCGGTAGCCTATACAAAAACGGCTATAGGCGATGTTACTAAAAGGCCCGTAACCTTTGTTTTTAATGGCGGCCCAGGTTCTGCTTCTATGTGGCTACACATGGGGTTCTTTGGTCCTAAAATTGTAAAAGTAGATTCTGACGCCATACAAGATGATGGAGCTGCACCTTATAATTTAATAAACAACGAACATGGCTTATTAGATATAACCGACTTAGTATTTATAGACCCCGTAGGCACAGGTTATAGTAGGTTAGTAGGTACAGGTGAAGGTGAAGATTTTTACGGGCTTAAAGAAGATGTAGATTCTTTTGCACAATTTATTAGAACGTGGGTAACTGATAATGAACGCTGGTTTTCTCCAAAATACTTAGCGGGTGAAAGTTATGGTACCACGCGTGCTGCTGCACTTGGTAATGCCTTAGAGGGTTCTGGACAAAACATGGCCTTAAACGGAATGATTTTAATATCTCAAGCTTTAGATTATGCTGGTTCTACCTCCGAACCTAATAATATAACATCATTCATAACTTATTTACCTAGTATGGCCGCTACTGCTTGGTATCATAAAAAAGCAGGTCAAGGTAAATCTTTAGTGGACTTTACTCAAGAATGTCGTGATTTCACCTACAATACATATATACCAGCGCTTTACAAAGGCAATCTTTTAAATGAAAACGAGAAAAATGCCATAGCCGAAAAATTAGCCTATTTCACTGGCTTAGATAAAACCTATATTCTACAATCTAACTTAAGAATATTAATGGGCCGTTTTCAAAAACAATTGTTACTAGATAAAGGTTTGGCTATTGGTAGGTTAGATGGCCGTTTTATGGGTGATGAGGAAGATAAAGTCTCTGAAAAACCACATTTGGGCGATGCCGCTAGTTATCAAATAAGTGCGGCTTACACCGCTAGTCTTAACCATTATTTTGCTTCGGAATTAAAAATAAAAATGGATAGGCCCTATATAACATCTGGTGGTGGTTCTAATTGGAGATGGAGAACTGTACCGGATAGTCAATATTGGGAACCAATGCCTGTAAATACCGCTCCTGAATTAGGAGAAACCATGCGTAGAAACACAGCAATGAAAATTATGGTTGCTAGTGGGTATTATGATTTAATTACTCCGTTTTTTGATGCGGAGTATACTTTTGATAGAAACGGCATAGTTAAGGAACGTGTGCAAATGAAATATTATGAAGGTGGCCATATGATGTATACACACGAGCCAGATTTAATACAATTAAGCAAAGATATTCGTGAGTTTATAACTGCCAATTAA